In one window of Onychomys torridus chromosome 5, mOncTor1.1, whole genome shotgun sequence DNA:
- the LOC118584165 gene encoding small nuclear ribonucleoprotein G-like, with protein sequence MSKVHPPKLKKLSSKLKGGRQEILQGLAPGLDPFMNLVNDECVETATSGPQNNIGMVLIGRNSIILLESLERV encoded by the exons ATGAGCAAGGTCCACCCTCCCAAACTGAAGAAGTTATCTTCAAAGTTAAAAGGTGGCAGACAAGAAATATTACAGGGCTTGg cgcctggcttggatCCCTTTATGAATCTTGTGAATGATgagtgtgtggagactgcaacTAGTGGGCCACAGAATAACATCGGCATGGTGCTCATAGGCAGAAACAGCATCATCCTGTTAGAATCCTTGGAAAGAGTCTGA